The genomic region TCGTCCGTCCGGCCGATCTCGGCCTCGGCGAGGCCGACCTTGCGCTCTTGCGCACGCCGGAAATCCTGCACCTGATCGAGACCGGCAACACGGTCGCCAACCGCGCCGTGCTGGTCGAGGCGATGACCCGGTCGGAAGGCGCGCTGACGGTCGGCGATACCGGCCTCGACGACACGCTCGACCAGTTCCGGGCCGAGATGTTCAGGTTCGCCGCCGACGCGGTCGTGCCGCATGCCCACGAATGGCATCTGAAGAACGAATACATTCCGATGGAAGTGGTCGGCCAATTGGCCGAACTCGGCGTGTTCGGCCTGACCATTCCGGAGGAGTTCGGCGGCCTGGGTCTCGGCAAGGAATCCATGTGCGTCGTCTCCGAGGAGCTGTCGCGCGCCTATATCGGCGTCGGCTCGCTCGGCACCCGCTCCGAGATCGCCGCCGAACTGATCCTTGGCGGCGGCACGCCCGAACAAAAGGCCGAATGGCTGCCGCTGATCGCCTCCGGTGCGGTTCTGCCGACGGCGGTGTTCACCGAGCCCAATACCGGGTCGGACCTCGGCTCGCTGCGCACCCGCGCGGTGAAGGACGGCGATGTCTGGAAGGTCTCGGGCAACAAGACCTGGATCACCCACCCGGTCCGCGCCGACCTGATGACGCTCCTGGTGCGCACCGATCCGAACCAGCCCGGCTATCGCGGTCTCTCCATGCTGCTGGCGCCGAAGCCGCGCGGCACCGATGCCGAGCCTTTCCCGGCGGAGGGCATGTCGGGCGGCGAGATCGAGGTGCTCGGCTATCGCGGCATGAAGGAATACGAGATCGCTTTCGACGGCTTCGCGGTGCCGGCCGCCAATCTGCTCGGCGGCGTCGAGGGGCAGGGCTTCAAGCAATTGATGCAGACCTTCGAATCCGCCCGCATCCAGACGGCGGCCCGCGCCATCGGCGTCGCCCAGTGCGCGCTCGATCTCGGCCTGCGCTATGCCCAGGAGCGCATCCAGTTCGGCAAGCCGCTGATCGCCTTCCCGCGCGTCTCCGACAAGCTGGCCATGATGGCGGTCGAGGTGATGATCGCCCGCCAGCTGACCTATTTCGCCGCGCGCCAGAAGGATCACGACAAGCGCTGCGACCTGGAGGCCGGCATGGCCAAGCTGCTCGGCGCCCGCGTCGCCTGGGCGGCGGCCGACAACGCGCTGCAGATCCACGGCGGCAACGGCTTCGCACTCGAATATCCGGTCTCGCGGGTCTTGTGCGACGCCCGGATCCTGAACATCTTCGAAGGGGCAGCCGAGATCCAGGCGCAGGTGATCGCCCGCCGCATCCTCGATGGCGGCAACGGCTGAGGTCCGCCGGACGCACCCGCAGAATTGGGGGGTTGGCAGACAGCCTCCCGTCATGGAGTTATCCTAACGGCAGGTTTTCAGGGGATTCTTGCCAAAAACTTGTAAAACCGGTCGGTGTCCCCGACCGGTTTTTTTTATGGTTTGGCGGGTCCGTGGGGCGGCGCCGGGCGCCTCGACCGGGGGGCGCCGACGGCGCCGATCGCCGCCGAGGCACGGTTAACCGGAAGCCCCGCATCGCGGGCGGTCGCGTTAACCCTCCGGTAGGAATGGTGTTGCCGATTGTAATCGTCCATGCGATGAACTGCATACACGGTGATTGCATGCTCTGGGCGAAGCCGGTCGGGACCTCCCGACCGGCTTTCGTCTTTTTGCGGTTCGGCGGCGGCGCGAGATCCGGGGCGCGCGGGCGTGCAACACGACGCGGGCGTGCGTCGGCACCGGGACGTGCTATGGGAGGGCCGAGACCCTTGCCGGGCCAGATCGGCCTTCGCCTTCCCGCAGGCGACGGATCGCGCCGTCCCCACCCCGATCGCGGTGCCCCTGCGGAAGCATCGGGAGACCGCTCAAAGGAGATCTGCATGCTGCCGCGAACCATCCTGGTGACGGGCGCGTCGACCGGCATCGGCCGGGCGGCCGCCGTCATGCTGAAGGCGCGCGGCTGGCGGGTCTTCGCGACCGCGCGGGCCGAGGCCGACCTGGACGCGCTGGCGGCCCTCGACCTGGAGCCCCTGCGGCTCGACTATCGCGAGGCCGGCAGCATCGCAGCTTGCGCCGAGGCCGTGCTGGAGCGCACCGGCGGCCGGATCGGCGCCCTGTTCAACAACGGCGCCTATGGTCAGCCGGGCGCGGTCGAGGATTTGCGGACCGACATTCTGCGCGCGCAGTTCGAGGCCAACCTGTTCGGCTGGCACGATCTGACCTGCCGGCTGATTCCCGCCATGCGGGCCAACGGCGCCGGCCGGATCGTGCAGTGCTCCTCCGTGCTCGGGATCGTCGCGATGAAATATCGCGGCGCCTATATCGCCTCGAAATTCGCGCTCGAAGGCCTGACCGACACGCTGCGCCAGGAATTGCACGGCACCGGCATCGCGGTCTCGACCATCCGTCCCGGCCCGATCGCGACCCGCTTCGTGCCCAATGCGATGGCGGCGTTCCAGGCGAATATCGACATCGACGGTTCGGCCCATCGCGACATCTACCGGCGCCGGCTCGGGCGGATGGAGCGTGGCGGGGCAGGGCGCTTCAAATTGCCGCCCGAGGCGGTGGTCGACAGGCTGATCCACGCCCTCGAAAGCGACCGGCCGAAGCCCTACTATTCGGTCACCGTGCCGACCTATGTGATGGACGTGGTCCGGCGCATCTTGCCGGGCCGCGCGCTGGTCGGCTTCCTGCGCCGGGTCTCCGATCGGGAAGACCGCTAGGACGGACTCCGATCCGATGCGCCCGCTCTCAGGGGGCGCCGCGCCTACGGTCGGCCGATCGCCGGGGTGTTGGTGGGGCCGGCCCGCCATCCGACCGCCCGCTTCCGGCGTATGACGGGTCGGCGGCGTCGGGGGTTGCGGGCCTGCCGGCAAGCCGGCAAGGTCGCGCGCCCGGAGCCGGCCTGCGATCGAAGGGAGCGGCCCGCTCGTCCCGTGTATCGCCTGCGCCGCCAAGGCCGAAGGACCCGCCATGGAAAGTATCGTCAACATGCTCGTGCCTTTCGCCATCCTCGCGGTCGGCGTCGTCCTGCTGCTCGGCCTGATCAACATGGCGCGCGGCGGCAGCCCGAACACCTCGCAGAAGCTGATGCGCTGGCGCGTCGGCCTGCAATTCGTCGCCATCGTGGTGATCATGACCGCGATCTGGCTGATGGGCCGCTGAGGCACGGGATCGGCCGGAGCGCGGCCGCACCAGAAACAGACGGCGCCGCCCGGATCTTCCGGACGGCGGCCCGCCAAGGGGAGACACGGACGTGGTCGTCCTGAACCGCATCTATACCCGCACCGGAGACGACGGCTCCACGGCGCTGTCGACCGGCGAGCGCCGGCCGAAATTCGACCTCCGGATCGAAGCCTACGGCACGGTCGACGAGACCAACGCCACGGTCGGTCTGGCGCGTCTGCACACCGGTGCGGCGGCACCGGTCGTCGATGCCATGCTGGCGCGCA from Prosthecodimorpha staleyi harbors:
- a CDS encoding acyl-CoA dehydrogenase family protein: MTLAAVSLDPVPALIPAARAAVGALDRFLDRARDRVRARVEKDGRISADLVDREQRAAHGLAWLATYVESLREMAGYAERLTDLGRFGPVEAAIVHVAFGEYLAQIPGGIPMNQGEFVRPADLGLGEADLALLRTPEILHLIETGNTVANRAVLVEAMTRSEGALTVGDTGLDDTLDQFRAEMFRFAADAVVPHAHEWHLKNEYIPMEVVGQLAELGVFGLTIPEEFGGLGLGKESMCVVSEELSRAYIGVGSLGTRSEIAAELILGGGTPEQKAEWLPLIASGAVLPTAVFTEPNTGSDLGSLRTRAVKDGDVWKVSGNKTWITHPVRADLMTLLVRTDPNQPGYRGLSMLLAPKPRGTDAEPFPAEGMSGGEIEVLGYRGMKEYEIAFDGFAVPAANLLGGVEGQGFKQLMQTFESARIQTAARAIGVAQCALDLGLRYAQERIQFGKPLIAFPRVSDKLAMMAVEVMIARQLTYFAARQKDHDKRCDLEAGMAKLLGARVAWAAADNALQIHGGNGFALEYPVSRVLCDARILNIFEGAAEIQAQVIARRILDGGNG
- a CDS encoding SDR family oxidoreductase, with amino-acid sequence MLPRTILVTGASTGIGRAAAVMLKARGWRVFATARAEADLDALAALDLEPLRLDYREAGSIAACAEAVLERTGGRIGALFNNGAYGQPGAVEDLRTDILRAQFEANLFGWHDLTCRLIPAMRANGAGRIVQCSSVLGIVAMKYRGAYIASKFALEGLTDTLRQELHGTGIAVSTIRPGPIATRFVPNAMAAFQANIDIDGSAHRDIYRRRLGRMERGGAGRFKLPPEAVVDRLIHALESDRPKPYYSVTVPTYVMDVVRRILPGRALVGFLRRVSDREDR
- a CDS encoding twin transmembrane helix small protein, with protein sequence MESIVNMLVPFAILAVGVVLLLGLINMARGGSPNTSQKLMRWRVGLQFVAIVVIMTAIWLMGR